The Triticum aestivum cultivar Chinese Spring chromosome 7B, IWGSC CS RefSeq v2.1, whole genome shotgun sequence genome window below encodes:
- the LOC123158252 gene encoding WD repeat-containing protein DWA2 — protein sequence MQGGSSGIVYGGLKYQARCITDVRADAGSTTFLAGTLSLKEENEVHLIRLLPGENELVCDGLFYHPNEIWDLKSCPFDHRLFSTVYTSGEGYGASVWKIPELYGQSNSPQLEQLFTLDDHTDKIRCVLWWPLGKHDKLISIDDRNIFLWNIDPSNKSAKVISQGSADMLPNLRGGAWDPHNHNAVATITDSSLHFWDLRSMKRSNAIEHAHIRDVDYNPKKQNIIATAEDEFGIRLWDLRMLKHPLKDLPGHSHWTWAVRHNPEYDELILSAGTDSAVNLWLAKVGTDDSGPESPSGSPTRQEEPLLHSYTDYEDSIYGIAWSSHDPSLFASLSYDGRVVLESVKPHLQRK from the exons ATGCAGGGCGGATCCAGCGGCATCGTCTACGGCGGCCTCAAGTACCAG GCGCGGTGCATCACCGACGTGCGCGCGGACGCCGGTTCCACCACCTTCCTCGCCGGAACCCTCAGCCTCAAGGAGGAGAACGAG GTGCACCTGATCCGGCTGCTGCCGGGGGAGAACGAGCTCGTGTGCGACGGGCTGTTCTACCATCCCAACGAGATCTGGGACCTCAAGTCCTGCCCCTTCGACCACAGGCTATTCTCCACGGTCTACACCTCTG GTGAGGGTTATGGCGCGTCCGTTTGGAAGATCCCAGAGCTGTATGGGCAGTCCAACTCACCGCAGCTTGAGCAGCTCTTCACGCTCGATGACCACACGGACAAAATAAGATG TGTTCTCTGGTGGCCACTGGGGAAGCATGATAAGCTAATTAGCATCGATGACAGAAACATTTTTCTCTGGAACATAGATCCATCAAATAAATCAGCCAAG GTGATATCACAGGGATCTGCTGACATGCTTCCCAATTTACGTGGTGGAGCTTGGGATCCACACAATCACAATGCAGTTGCTACAATAACTGATTCGTCACTCCACTTCTGGGATCTCCGTTCTATGAA GAGATCAAATGCAATTGAACATGCTCATATCCGGGATGTGGATTATAACCCCAAGAAGCAAAACATAATT GCAACAGCAGAGGACGAATTCGGAATTCGCTTGTGGGATCTCAGAATGCTTAAGCATCCTCTGAAGGATCTCCCTGGACATTCACATTG GACATGGGCTGTTCGGCACAATCCTGAGTATGATGAGCTGATTctg AGTGCTGGAACGGATTCAGCTGTCAATTTATGGTTGGCTAAAGTTGGCACTGATGACTCTGGACCCGAAAG CCCTTCTGGTTCGCCCACTAGGCAAGAAGAACCATTACTGCACTCGTATactgactacgaagatagcatctATG GAATTGCATGGAGCTCCCATGATCCATCATTGTTTGCTTCTCTGTCTTATGATGGAAGA GTTGTTTTAGAATCTGTTAAGCCCCACCTGCAGAGAAAATGA